The Fibrobacter sp. UWEL nucleotide sequence CTGAACTTGTCGTTCTGGAAGGCGTCCACTGTAAATTCCACTCGCTGGCCGGCCTTTACCTGACCGATGTCGGCTTCGTCCACGTCGGCCATGACCTTCATCTGGCTTAAATCCTTTGCGATAATAAAGAGGGTCGGGGTGCTCATGGAGGCGGCCACAGTCTGGCCCACATCCACGGCGCGTTTCAGGACAACTCCGTTAATAGGGCTCTTGATGGTGGCGTAGCTCAAGTTCAAACGGGCCTGGGCCACTTCGTTCTTGCGCTGTTCCACGGTGAACTTGGCTGCGTTCATGCTGTATTCTGCAGATTCCAGATCCACGGCGCTGGCGCTATTGCTTTCGGCCAGCTTCTTGGTGCGATTGTAGGATGATTCCTTGTACTTGAAGTCGTTTTCGGCGGACTTGTAGGCGATTTCGGCCTGGGTCAAAGTGGCCTGCAGCTTGGACTTGTCCAGTTCCGCAATGACCTGGCCTTTCTTGACCTTGGAATTGAAGTCCACGTAAATCTTGCTGATGTCGCCAGAAACCTGGGTGCCAACTTCCACCTGGTCCACAGGCTCCAGGGAACCGGTTGCGGAAATGGAGGTAGTAATGGTTGCCTTGGTAACGGCGGCGGTGGTTAGGGTGGCCACCTTTGCTTCTGTTCCCTTGTCAAGAACGAATGTCTTGACCCCGTAGCCAATACCAGCCAGAACGGCGAGAACAATGATAAATTTCAGTAATTTCTTCATATTGTTTGGCAAAATTTAGAAAGTCTTGGTTTGTTTACGTCTAATTAGATGCCTTAGGGGGCTAATTCGTTGCAGTAGCTTTAGCAAACTTTGTTTGCCGAATCTAAAGGATGTTGCTCTGCCATTACTCGTTTGACTTAGCCAAGCCTTTGTTTGAATTTGTTTCTAGATTTTCTGCTATGACTCGCATCGCAAAGCAAGATGATAGCGCCGAAGTGCGGCACGTAACCTGGGTTGGCCTGGGTTGGAACGTGGCTCTTTCCGTAGGGAAATTCCTGGCGGGTTTCTTTGGCGGCTCTCAGGCCTTGATTGCCGATGCCATTCACAGTGCGTCCGACTTCCTTACGGATATTGCTGTGATTGCAGGTTCCAAGCTGTGGAACTGCCCTCCCGATGAAAATCACCCTTATGGTCATCGCCGTTTCGAGACCCTTATTTCTGTAGGAATTGGCGTTGCGGTTTGCGCTGTTGGCGTGGGGCTAGGTTATGATGCCATCCAGACTTTGCGATTGGGGGAGGATGGCGCCTCTCACCCGGAATGGATTGCCGCCGCCATGGCCGCCCTGTCCATTATCATCAAGGAAGGTTTGTTCCGCTATACTCGCAAGGCGGGCAAGAATATCCGCAGTCAAGCTCTGGAAGCTAACGCCTGGCACCATCGTAGCGACGCCTATAGTTCCATCCCCGTGTTGATTGCGGTGGGCATCGGCATTCTTTTCCCGGAGCTGTGGTTTGCGGACTCCGTTGGCGCTATCATTGTGGCTTGCTTCATTCTGCATTCCGGATATGAAATCGCCTGGCCTGGAATCCATCAGGTGGCCGATATTGGCGCTCCCGAAGAAATCGCGGCGAAGTTAAAAACTCTGGCTCTTGAAACTCCCGGGGTCATTAGCATTCATGGGTTCCGCACCCGCTTCGTAGGCAGTGACCTTCATGTAGACTTGCATATTGTGGTGCCTGCCGACATGACCCTCCTGGCAGCCCATGACCTTTCCGAAGAAGTGGAACGCCGCATCCTTGAAGCGGGCGAAAACGTGGTAGACGCCATGGTCCATGTGGACCCCTACGATCCCAAGAAAGCCGGTGAGGCGTAATCACTCCACACCGCATAATTCATATCTCATAATTCGTACCTCATAACTCGAATTACTATATTTATCCGCGAAATAACTTAGGGGTGCTGCGAGTCGAGTGGCCGTGGCTGAGAAAATACCCTTTGAACTTGTGCCAGTAATTTGGCCAAAGGAAAAGTGAGGTCTTTAGTGGAATCCAATAATTCCCTCTTGAAGCCGTTTATGAACTCCCGGAAGATTTATGTGCCGGGTAAGATTTTCTCCGATATCAAAGTTGGCATGCGTGAAATTCAGACCGAAGATCCGCTGACTCCTTTTGTGCCGGTGTATGATACCAGTGGCCCGTACAGCGATGAGAATGCAACCATCGACGTGACCAAGGGTATTGAACGTTTCCGCGAAAGCTGGATTCAGGAACGTGGCGACGCCGAACAGCTGGACGATATGACTTCCGCTTACGGTCGTGCCCGTCGTGAAAATCACGAACTGGACCACCTGCGTTTTAATGCGGTGCATCATCCCATGCGCGCTAAGAGCGGCCACAAGCTGACCCAGCTGGATTATGCACGAGCTGGTGTGATTACCAAGGAAATGGAATACGTCGCCATCCGCGAAAACCAGAAGCTGGATGAACTGGGCGTGAAGGGTACTCCTGTCACCGCAGAATTCGTCCGCGATGAAATTCTGGCAGGTCGCGCCATCATTCCGGGTAACATCAACCACCCCGAATGCGAACCCATGATCATTGGTACCAACTTCCTCACCAAGATCAACAGTAACATCGGTAACTCCGCCATCACCTCCTCTATTGAAGAAGAAGTGGAAAAGATGGCCTGGTCCGTGCGCTGGGGTGCAGATACCGTCATGGATCTTTCCACCGGTAAGCACATTCACGAAACCCGCGAATGGATTATCCGTAACAGCCCCGTGCCTATCGGAACAGTGCCTATTTACCAGGCTCTGGAAAAGGTCAACGGCAAGGCTGAAGAACTGACTTGGGAACTTTACCGCGATACTTTGATTGAACAGGCTGAACAGGGCGTGGACTACTTTACCATTCACGCAGGCTTGTTGATGGAGCACATCCCCATGTGCGCCAAGCGTACTACCGGCATTGTGAGCCGCGGCGGTTCCATTCTTGCACTGTGGCAGATGAAGCATCACCAGCAGAACTTCCTGTACACTCACTTCCGTGAAATCTGCGAAATTCTCGCTCAGTACGACGTTGCTGTTTCTCTGGGTGACGGCCTTCGCCCGGGTTCCTTGGCCGACGCCAATGACGAAGCCCAGTTCGGCGAATTGGATACTCTTGGCGAACTGACCAAGATTGCTTGGGAATACGGCGTTCAGGTGATTATCGAAGGTCCGGGTCACGTGCCCATGCACAAGATTCAGGACAATATGGCTCGTCAGTTGGAAAAGTGCCACGGCGCTCCCTTCTACACTCTGGGACCTCTCACCACCGATATCGCCCCCGGTTACGACCACATTACTTCTGCGATTGGCGCTGCCCAGATTGGCTGGTACGGTACTGCCATGCTTTGTTACGTGACCCCCAAGGAACACTTGGGCTTGCCGGACCGCGATGACGTTCGTGCCGGCGTGGTGACTTACAAGCTGGCTGCTCACGCTGCCGACTTGGCCAAGGGCCATTACGGTGCAGAATTCCGCGACGACGCTTTGAGCCGCGCTCGTTTCGACTTCCGTTGGAACGACCAGTTCGCATTGTCCCTGGATCCGGAAAAGGCTATGGAATTCCACGACAAGACTTTGCCTGGTAACCAGGCCAAGTCCAGCCATTTCTGCTCCATGTGCGGTCCCAACTTCTGCAGCATGCGTATCTCCAAGGCTATCCGCAACTTCGTGGATACCGGCGACATCGGTGATGTGTAAAGTTGTCATCCCCGACTTGATTGGGGATCTGGCAGTTTCTATTTGCGCATAAAGCGTTAATGATATATATTACCTCGTAGGTTTAACCTGCGAGGTTTTATGATTTTAGACGAAACTTTTAAGCTGGCAAATGGCGCACGTATTCCAAAGGTGGCTCTGGGTACATGGCAGACTCCCGATGATGTAGTTGCGGAGGCTGTTGTTGCGGCCATCGACGCAGGTTATAAACATATTGACACCGCTGCCGTCTACGGTAACGAACGTGGGGTAGGCGATGGCCTTTCCCGCGCCCTCCAGAAAACAGGGATCCACCGCGAGAGTATTTTCGTTACCACCAAGATTCCCGCAGAAGTCAAGAGCTACAAGGGCGCAGAACAAAGCATCCAGGATAGTTTTGAACGTCTGGCCACACCTCACATCGACATGATGCTCATTCACTGGCCTAAACCGTGGGCCGAAATGAAGGATCCTAACGCTCCCAGCTATAATGCCGAAAATCTCGAGGTCTGGCGCGCTATGGAAGCCGCACATGATTGGGGCAAGATCCGCTGTCTGGGCGTTTCCAACTTCAGTATCGACGACATCAAGAACATTCAGGACAATTGCCGCGTCCAGCCGGTAGTGAACCAAATACGCGTCCACATCGGGCATGTTCCCTTTGAACTCATCGAATTTTGCCGCATCAACAATATACGTGTGGAGGCTTATTCTCCCAATGCAACGGGCCGCCTTTCCCAAGTCCCCGCAGTTTGTGAAATGGCAAAAAAGTATGGTGTTTCCGTTCCCCAGCTGGCCAACCGCTTCTGCCTCCAGCTAAATCTGGTAACGCTGCCAAAATCCACTCACGCCGAACGCATCATCGAGAATGGCAACCTGGATTTTGAAATCACCGCCGAGGATATGGAACAGCTCCTGCAAATGCCGGAGATCTAATCCCTCGTCATTCCCGGCTTCCTCCTACGTCATTCCCGGCTTCCTCCTACGTCATTCCCGGCTTGACCGGGAATCTCGCATTATCTTTTTTCTATCTTCAAGATATGAAGTTTTCTCGCAAAGTTTTATTGCCGGTGATGGCAGCCCTCTCCATGGCGCTGCCTTCTTCCGTATTTGCCGATGTGAACCTTCCCGTCCATAGGGAAGTTCTGGATAACGGCCTTACCGTCCTGTTGCATCCTAACAAGCAGGCTCCTACCGTAAGCTGCCGCCTGTTCTACGTGACCGGTTCCGTACACGAAGTTCCGGGAAAATCTGGCCTCGCTCACCTGCTGGAACATGAACTGTTCAAGGGAACCAAGAAGGTGGGCATCCAGGATAGTGTTGCTGACGTCCGTTTCATGGCTCAACAGGATAGCCTCCAGGCTCTCATCCGCCCGGCGAAACTTTCTGGCGATACTGCCACCGTGCGTAAACTTACCGCGGAACACGATTCCATCGTCAATGAACATCGCAAGATATTCGTGAAGGATGAACTGTGGGGCGCCTATCAGGCTGCCGGCGGTACGGGCCTCAACGCCTTTACAACCGACCTCATGACCGCATACATCGTGACGCTTCCCAAGAACAAGATCGAGATGTTCATGTGGTTGGAAGCAGACCGTATGCAGAACGCAGTGCTCCGCGAATTCTATTCCGAACGTGACGTGGTCCGCGAAGAACGCCGTATGCGTTACGACGACAAACCCACGGGCCGTTACTACGAAACCTTGAACTCCATGATTTACGAGGCTTTCCCTTACCGCGTGCCTACCATCGGCTGGCCCAGCGATATTGCAAACCTGACTCGTGAAATGGCCGACGAACATTACCGCAAGTACTACAAGCCCCGCAATGCCATTCTCGTTCTGGCAGGCGACCTGGATACCACATCCACCATGGAGATGGTCAAGAAGTACTTCGCCAATATTCCTGCTGGGGAAGCTTTCCCCCCGCTGACCATCCGCGACCCTGAACAGGCTGGTGAAAAACGCCTGACGGTGAAGCGCCCCGATGCCCCGAACATGTATAATCTAGTGTTCAAAACACCCGAAGTAGGTGACGACATCCTGTATGCTCTGGACATTGCCGAAGGTGTGCTGAATGGCCGTAGCGGTAAACTGTACAAGCGTCTGGTGGAACAGGAAAAACTGGCTGTAGGTGTAAGCGCAAGCAATAGCCCCAACAAGTATGTTTCCGAATTTAGCGTCCGCGTGAACATGCGCCCCGATGCAGACCCCGCCAAGGTAGAGGCCATCATTTGGGAAGAACTGGAAAAACTGAAGACTGAACCGGTCAGCGAACGCGAATTCCAGAAGGTAAAGAATCGCGCCTACGCTGGTCTTGTCCGCAGCCTCACCGACATGGAAAATGTGGCTACCATGCTTGCCTGGTACGAAATGTTTGGCGACTACAAGATTTTCCTCCACTGGGCAGATGAACTGAACAAGGTAAGCGCTGCCGACGTGCAGGCCGCAGTCCAGAAAACATTCGTTCGCGAAAAGTCCGTTGCAGGCTTCCTCCTGAAGGAAAAACCTGCGGTTGCTGCCACCGCCGACAAAACTGCAGAAGCTAAACCCGCGGAACCCACCGCAGCACAGGCTGCTACCCCCGCCGCTACCGCAGCTCCTGCCGCAAAGCCCGCAAAGAAAGCCTCCAAAAAGAAGAAGTAATTTTCCGCAGAATTGAAAAGTCCCTCTCGCTAGAGAGGGATTTTTGCATAGAAATCTATTTCAGCAACTCAGTGATTTGCTGGTCGATGTCCTGCGCCTTCCTGGAGTCTTCGTCGTAGACGGCACAGACTTTCTGGCAGCTCAGTTCCAGAAGCTTGCGAGCTACATTGGAATCCTGGTGGCGTAATTCCCGCAGGGCCATATCAATGCGCATAATATCTGCAGTTTCCGGATAAGCCTTCATGAATTCAAAGAACTTGATCATCTGGCGGTCGTAATCCACATCGCTTTCTGCAGCCAGCAGGAAGGGAATGACGCGAACGTTCAGAAGCTTGGAAAGATCCCCCACGAAATTGTTCAGGGTGATACCTTCCGGGAAAAGCTCGTCGGAATTTTCCTGCAGGTCATCCGTGTCCACGAAATCGCCCGCTTCAATCTGGGCCAGGGCCTCGTTCAGGAAATCCATTTCCTTACGCTTGGCCTGTTCGCGATAAACCGCCTGATAATAAATGGGCAGGGTAGTCAAGCAGTAATGGGCCTGACCCGCCCCAATAAATTCGCCAATGTAATAGATGTCGGCATCTTCCCCCAGGATCTGTTCTTCCGTTTCAAAACTTCCGATTCGGGCGGGGATAGGAATCACTTCCATGCTGGAAAGTTCGTGAAGGCGTTCGCGCATCTTGTCCACGTCCACATTCTCGGGAATGTCGATGCCCTCGGATTCCATGTGCTGCAACATGTTGTCGAACTTTTCGTCCATGGCTTCCGTAATGGCCTTGCGCTGAGACTTTGTGGGAACAGCCTGGCGGAAATCCCCTTCCAGGGCCAGCAAGCCGTTCTTGATCATGTCATCAAAGGGCGATCCACCCACATCACCGTCGGGATTGGGTAAAATGCGGGCATAGGCGATCATGCGACCGCACAGATTATCGTCATTGCCTTTCTTTTGCTCGATGCCTAACATACAGAGCAAATATACAAAGAATTGTCATCCCCGCGTAGAATTGTCATCCCCGCGTAGGCGGGGATCTAACATTATTGAACCCGAATGACTTGCTGCTTCCTATAACCCGGAGCCTCGATGCGTATCAGATAAGACCCCGCAGGAATACCAAGGCGAGTATTTGAAAGTTCGTCAAGATTGGAAACGCTCAAACTGCGAATAAATTTACCCTGAACGCTGAACAGCTGGACCTGAACCTTACCGCTGGTCAAGTTCTGCAGTCGGCTTCCGGCCAAACCGAGGGACGGATCCGGAACCTCCTCCACCTTCAGGGGAGTCAGTACAATCTGATCCAGATTGGGACCGTCATTGCTACCCACAACCGCAAACTGAATGTAGCTCGCTCCCTCGGGAAGTTCAATTTCGGTCTCCTTCGAGAGGTAGGTCGTCCAAGCGCCAGTCTTCTCGAACGTCAAGGTCTCCGAGCCAGCCGAGGAGGAGCCCAATGCCTTAACAATCAAGTCTCTGTCCGAGGAACTTCCGTTGGCGAAGAACATTTCCATCTTGTAGGTACCGGCAGCATCCGCATAAACGGGAATGTTCACGTAGGAATTACCCGCACCAAAATTCACGTAGCCGCTACCAGCATAGCCCGCATTGGTACTTTCGTTAATGGCATTTTCTAGAATGCCGCTTTCCGCCTGGAAGGTGGTTTCCCCAAGCGCCATAAAGGTTGCCCCCAGCTCAATGTCTCCAGTGGCAACAATCTCCAAGGTCTTCATGCTTGCCGAGGCGTTCGAAGGGGCCGATGCTCCTGTCCATCCTGCAAGCTTCCATCCGTCAATGGGCTTTGCGGTAAATGTAGCGGTCTTACCTTCTGCAACTTT carries:
- a CDS encoding efflux RND transporter periplasmic adaptor subunit, encoding MKKLLKFIIVLAVLAGIGYGVKTFVLDKGTEAKVATLTTAAVTKATITTSISATGSLEPVDQVEVGTQVSGDISKIYVDFNSKVKKGQVIAELDKSKLQATLTQAEIAYKSAENDFKYKESSYNRTKKLAESNSASAVDLESAEYSMNAAKFTVEQRKNEVAQARLNLSYATIKSPINGVVLKRAVDVGQTVAASMSTPTLFIIAKDLSQMKVMADVDEADIGQVKAGQRVEFTVDAFQNDKFSGKVQEVRLNPTTTSNVVTYTVVITADNPDQKLLPGMTATCTIVTKEVVDAISVPVKALKFTPDESTPMMDPKDMPRPPMPEGFTPPPGFKEGEMPPPPPGMDGGDAPPPPGMAGGPGAGGPPGKGGFGGGKSGKKNRKPPQLKGNHVWISINGKAAPRPVEVGINDGVNVEILKGLSVGDTVVVGQEVETEAKVEKEKASSPFMPGPPGKNKKKK
- a CDS encoding cation diffusion facilitator family transporter → MTRIAKQDDSAEVRHVTWVGLGWNVALSVGKFLAGFFGGSQALIADAIHSASDFLTDIAVIAGSKLWNCPPDENHPYGHRRFETLISVGIGVAVCAVGVGLGYDAIQTLRLGEDGASHPEWIAAAMAALSIIIKEGLFRYTRKAGKNIRSQALEANAWHHRSDAYSSIPVLIAVGIGILFPELWFADSVGAIIVACFILHSGYEIAWPGIHQVADIGAPEEIAAKLKTLALETPGVISIHGFRTRFVGSDLHVDLHIVVPADMTLLAAHDLSEEVERRILEAGENVVDAMVHVDPYDPKKAGEA
- the thiC gene encoding phosphomethylpyrimidine synthase ThiC; this translates as MNSRKIYVPGKIFSDIKVGMREIQTEDPLTPFVPVYDTSGPYSDENATIDVTKGIERFRESWIQERGDAEQLDDMTSAYGRARRENHELDHLRFNAVHHPMRAKSGHKLTQLDYARAGVITKEMEYVAIRENQKLDELGVKGTPVTAEFVRDEILAGRAIIPGNINHPECEPMIIGTNFLTKINSNIGNSAITSSIEEEVEKMAWSVRWGADTVMDLSTGKHIHETREWIIRNSPVPIGTVPIYQALEKVNGKAEELTWELYRDTLIEQAEQGVDYFTIHAGLLMEHIPMCAKRTTGIVSRGGSILALWQMKHHQQNFLYTHFREICEILAQYDVAVSLGDGLRPGSLADANDEAQFGELDTLGELTKIAWEYGVQVIIEGPGHVPMHKIQDNMARQLEKCHGAPFYTLGPLTTDIAPGYDHITSAIGAAQIGWYGTAMLCYVTPKEHLGLPDRDDVRAGVVTYKLAAHAADLAKGHYGAEFRDDALSRARFDFRWNDQFALSLDPEKAMEFHDKTLPGNQAKSSHFCSMCGPNFCSMRISKAIRNFVDTGDIGDV
- a CDS encoding aldo/keto reductase — encoded protein: MILDETFKLANGARIPKVALGTWQTPDDVVAEAVVAAIDAGYKHIDTAAVYGNERGVGDGLSRALQKTGIHRESIFVTTKIPAEVKSYKGAEQSIQDSFERLATPHIDMMLIHWPKPWAEMKDPNAPSYNAENLEVWRAMEAAHDWGKIRCLGVSNFSIDDIKNIQDNCRVQPVVNQIRVHIGHVPFELIEFCRINNIRVEAYSPNATGRLSQVPAVCEMAKKYGVSVPQLANRFCLQLNLVTLPKSTHAERIIENGNLDFEITAEDMEQLLQMPEI
- a CDS encoding pitrilysin family protein: MKFSRKVLLPVMAALSMALPSSVFADVNLPVHREVLDNGLTVLLHPNKQAPTVSCRLFYVTGSVHEVPGKSGLAHLLEHELFKGTKKVGIQDSVADVRFMAQQDSLQALIRPAKLSGDTATVRKLTAEHDSIVNEHRKIFVKDELWGAYQAAGGTGLNAFTTDLMTAYIVTLPKNKIEMFMWLEADRMQNAVLREFYSERDVVREERRMRYDDKPTGRYYETLNSMIYEAFPYRVPTIGWPSDIANLTREMADEHYRKYYKPRNAILVLAGDLDTTSTMEMVKKYFANIPAGEAFPPLTIRDPEQAGEKRLTVKRPDAPNMYNLVFKTPEVGDDILYALDIAEGVLNGRSGKLYKRLVEQEKLAVGVSASNSPNKYVSEFSVRVNMRPDADPAKVEAIIWEELEKLKTEPVSEREFQKVKNRAYAGLVRSLTDMENVATMLAWYEMFGDYKIFLHWADELNKVSAADVQAAVQKTFVREKSVAGFLLKEKPAVAATADKTAEAKPAEPTAAQAATPAATAAPAAKPAKKASKKKK